The DNA segment GTTCATCGATTTCTCAAACGCCGATTACCAGGCCAACTACAACGCCGTTATCACGGGCGATGCCCTAATAAAGGGGCGCGACACCTACCGGCTGCGCCTGGATCCCATCTACAAGGGCGGGAGCTACGGCAGGCTGACGCTGTATGCCGCCAAAAAGGACTACGTGCCGCTTCGCATCGATTTCCACGACAACGACAAGGTCGTCTTCAAGAGCATCGTCGTTGCAAAGACCATGTCGCGCGGCAACAGGATCGTGCCGGTGCGCTACGACATGCTCGACCTGCGCAGGGGAACGGTGACGATACTGGAATTTTTCGGCTTCGACGAGTCGATCAACTTCGACAAGACCATCTTCTTCCACCAGCGCCTTGGAGAAAAGGGCTGATGCCGCAGTATTTCGTACGCCCGCTCGACCTGGCCGACGGCCGCTGCGCGGTGCGCGGCGAGGACTTTCATCACCTGGTACACGTGCGCCGGGTCGCCATCGGCGATCCGATCGAACTGCGGCTTCCCGACGGCGCGGGCGTCTCGGCCCGGATACTCTCGATCGGCGATGACGCGCTTGTCGCTGAAATCATTGACAAAAAAACGCCATGCGTCGTAACATTGAAACTGACGCTGTACTCGGCGCTCCTTAAAGGAAAGAAATTCGACCTGGTGGTGCAGAAGGCGGCGGAGCTGGGGGTGTCGCGCATCGTTCCGGTGGTGACCGAGCGCACGGTCCCCGATATCGAGGAGAAGGAATCCAGGCGCCTGGAGCGCTGGAACAGGATAGCGACCGAGGCGGCAAAGCAGTGCATGCGGGCCGACGTGCCCCCGGTGGGCCGCGTGCTCGCCTTCGACGGGGCGCTCGGGGAGGGCGTCGGCGCGAGGATTATCGCGCACCCCGGCGGGGGGATGAGCGCCCGCGACATCCGGAGGATGGAAGGCGTTGCGGCGGACGCGGCGCTTTTCGTGGGGCCCGAGGGCGGGTTTTCCAGGCGTGAGATAGAGGCGGCCGCGGCGCGCGGCTGGCGCGTGATGGGTTTCGGCCGTACGCAGTTGCGTGCGGAGACGGCGGCGATCGTGCTCCCGGCGATACTGATCTATGAATGGAGCTTGACCGAATGAAGATAACGGTAAACTATAGGGAAATCGAATTCGAGAAGTCCACGCTCCAGGAGCTTCTGGTGCTCTACCGGTTCAACCCCGAGAGGATTACCGTTCAGATCAACGATACCTTCGTGCCCCCCGCCGGCTATGCGGACGCTATACTTAAAGAAGGCGACGTTCTGGAGATAGGGCGGGCCTGACGCGCGCCCCCGGACGATCGTCGGGAGATGGAACGTGGATAAAGAGGATCCTCTCGAGACCGGCCGTCTGGCCGGGATTCAGAAAGAGCTCGACGAAAAGCGCGCCGACTGGCGAGCGGTCCGAACGGAGCGGATGGACCTCAAGGCGCGCCTCGAGGGCGACGGTCTCGACAGGGCGGCAATCCGCAAAGACAAGCGCTACCGCGAGCTCGAGAAGCGCCAGGAGCGCCTCTCGACCCTCATCAAACACATCGAAAAACGGCTCAACCGTACGATGGCCCGGGCGGCGAAGGGTGGAGGCGGGCTTGCCGTCGTACTCATCGCGCTGCTCATCTCCGGCCTGAATGTCGTCTGACCGGCGCGGAGAAGCCGTGCGCCGTCGATCGAACCGGCAACGCCGGCCCGGACCACGACCGGCCTACTGCGATACGGCCGGCACCATCTACGAGATGCCCGGCCTCGAGCCCGCCTTCAGGGTGGGCCGGCGCTTCGTGCGCGTCGAGGCCGCCGACCTCATCAAACTCCCGTTCGGGAGCGAGCTCTTCTCCATGCCCGGGCGCACGCCGGTCTTCCATGATAAACGAAACGGCTTCACCCCGGTCGACCGCGACGCCGCCGGGGCCGAGATGTGGGCCGCGGCCTCCTTCCTCTGCTCCGGCTACCTGCGCACGCACCTGCCCGCGTACGTAAAGTCCGCCGACGCGCCCGAGCTTCCGCTGTGGGCCTACGCCGGGCTCGTCCTCGTCGACGGCGAGTTTTACGCGCCGGCTTTCAGGGTGGACGAGGATCCCCGCTCGGACCCCGGCCTGCACATCGACGACGCGTCGCTTGCCGCGCGGGCCTCGGAGGTAAAAGAGCGTTATCCGGAAAACCGGCTGGTGCGCCAGCTCGAGCGCTGCGCCACCGGCTACCGCTGCCTCTGCGCGCGGAACTTCTTCCTGGGCCGCTTCGAGGCGCCGCTCCCGACGTCGCCGGCCTGCAACGCGCGCTGCCTGGGCTGTCTCTCGTACCAGGACGCGGGCGAGTCGGGCTTCTGCCAGTCGCAGGAGCGCCTTGATTTCGCGCCGACGCCCGAGGAGATCGCCCAGGTCGTTCTGCATCACGTGATGAAGGTCGATTCGTCGGTGGCGAGCTTCGGCCAGGGATGCGAGGGCGAACCGCTGCTGCGCGCACCAGACCTCGCGCGCGCGGTGCGCCTTGTGCGGGCGAAGACGGCCCGCGGCACCATCACCATGAACACCAACGGCTCCGTGCCCGAAGGCGTAAAGGCGCTCATAGACGCCGGGCTCGATTCCATACGCATAAGCCTGAACTCGCCCACGGAGGAGTACTATCTGCGCTACTACCGGCCGCGGAACTACGGCTTTGACGACGTAAAGCGCTCGCTCGCCGTGGCGCTCGAGGCGGGAATCTTCGTTTCGATCAATCTCTTTTTCCTCCCGGGCTTCACCGACATGGAAAGCGAGTGGGAGTCGCTTCGCGCCTTTCTCCGCGAGTTCCCGGTCAACATGATACAGGCGCGCAACCTCAACATGGACCCGGACCTCTACCTGGACCGCATCGGTTTCCGCGAGTCGGAGCCGATCGGGGTGCGTGCCATGATCGCCCGCCTGCGAACGGAGTTTCCCTCGATCGGGATGGGGTATTATAATCCGGCGAAGGAGAGTTTCGCGCGGGGATGATTGCGCAGGCGACGGTTCGAATCATCGCCTGCGCGACCAACTCATCCCCCCGGCCCCTTTCTCCTCGGGGAAGAGAAAGGGGAGTTCAGAAAAGATAAGAACAACCAGGAGCACATCCAACGGGAGCCTCTTTTATCGAAGGAGTGTGTGCCGCACACGATGTGCTAATGCCGGCGTTGCGACAGGAGGTCGCGTCTTTAGCCGGCCCGGAGGCGGGAGGATTCGTTACGTCGGCGGCAAGCCGACCGGTGTGCGTTACCCGCGGCAATTTAAGTGGTGAGCGGGGGATTGGGCTCTGACGCATCATGAAGCGCAACGAATCCTCTCAGCCGCTGGCAGATCCCCTTTGATAAAGGGGGGCCGTATTATTGAGACCGGTTGGTCCTTTCTCAGGCCTTCGGCGATATTCGATAACCGGCCTGCGGTGACTGGCGCCTTCTGGAATTAATTCCCGAAGCGTATCTCATCCTTCGTAATCCCGCGAAGAACGGTTGCCGGCAGGCTCAATGCCGCGTCCTGAAGATGACACGTAACCGACGCGTGTTCGAGCCGGTAGTCGAGCGTCAGGTGGGCGTTTCCGTCAGCGACCGAGAGGGCGGGCTTCACGATGTGTGTCATCAGGCCGTGGTATCGTATGAGCGACTGAAGGGCCTTCAGCAGGGTTTCGCTGTTGTTCATGATGGCGAAAAGGAAATGGCCCCCGCCATGCTTTCCGCAGGCCTCGCCGAAATGCAGGCCGAGGAACGGATCGTCCAGCGTCCCGGCTATGGCTCTCCGCAGGCGGTCCACCACCGCAAGCGGGATGCGCGTCCGCTCTGAATCCAGCGACGCCGCGTCCAGGCCGGCCGCGCGCACGATGGAGGCGGTATCCGCCCCGCGCCGGGTGTCCGCAAATAAATCCTGTGCTTTTCCGCGCCGCCGTGTCACACTCCGCGTTTACGGGGGTATAAAGAGCATGGGACGGGAAAGATCGGCATTGTACAATCCATTCGGCGACGACGTGGGCCACGCGGACGACGTCGCGCTCGTCGGGGAATCGCTCGCCGGCGGCGCCGCCTCGCTCGAGCGGCTCGTCCGCCGCCACCAGCCGTGGATATACAACATCGCCTGCCGAATGGTGTTCGACCCGGATGAGGCCGAGGACGTCACGCAGGAGATCCTCATAAAGCTCATCACGCGCCTCTCCTCGTATGATCCCGAAAGGGGCGAGTTCCGCACCTGGCTCTACCGCATCGTCGCGAACCACGTGCTTACCATGAAAAAGGCGCGCCGGGAGGAGCCGTTCTCCTCCCTTGCCGCGGACGGGGACTACTTCGCGGCGGTCGAGCGCATCGTGGATCGCAGGGAATCGTCAATGCCCGAAAACCGCGTCCTCGCCGGCGAGTCCAGGATGGCGTGCATCACGGGAATGCTCCTCTGCCTGGACCGCCGCTCCCGGATCGTGTTCATCCTCGGCGAGATATTCGATGTAAGCGACGCCGTGGGGAGCGGGATCGTTGACATAAGCCGCGCCAATTTTCGCAAGATCCTCTCGCGCTCGCGCGAAAAGGTGTATAACTTCTTCAGCCGCAAGTGCGGCCTTATAAGCGAGGACAACCCGTGCCGCTGCGCGCGCTCGGCCGACGCCCAGGTGCGGCTCGGTCTCATCGATCCGGAGAGGCCCATGAGCGCTCGCACGGCCATCCGGGTGTCACAGGCGTTGGGTGAACGCGTGGAAAGCCTCGAGAAAAAATATTCCGCGAAGCTAAGGGACCTGTATCGCGAGGGGCCCTTCATGGATTCGCCGGACATCACCGGGTGGATACGCTCGGTCCTCGAGAGCGGGGAATTCAGGGATATATTCGACCGGCGTTGAAAAGGAGGATTTTTATGGAAGGGATGATAGCGCACTGCGGCCTCGACTGCGCCGCGTGCCCGGTGTACCGGGCCACCCGAAGCGACGACGACGCCGAGCGCGCCAGGGTCGCGAAGATGTGGACGAAGCTTTTCAAATTCGAGTTCAAACCGGAGCACATCAACTGCGACGGCTGCCACGCCGAAAGCGGCAGGCTCTTCGGGCACTGCACCAACTGCCCGGTGCGGCTCTGCGGCATTGAGAAAAAAATCGCGAACTGCGCGCACTGCGGAGAGTATTCGTGCGAGAAGCTCGACGGCCTGCTCGCCAT comes from the Spirochaetota bacterium genome and includes:
- a CDS encoding RNA polymerase sigma factor translates to MGRERSALYNPFGDDVGHADDVALVGESLAGGAASLERLVRRHQPWIYNIACRMVFDPDEAEDVTQEILIKLITRLSSYDPERGEFRTWLYRIVANHVLTMKKARREEPFSSLAADGDYFAAVERIVDRRESSMPENRVLAGESRMACITGMLLCLDRRSRIVFILGEIFDVSDAVGSGIVDISRANFRKILSRSREKVYNFFSRKCGLISEDNPCRCARSADAQVRLGLIDPERPMSARTAIRVSQALGERVESLEKKYSAKLRDLYREGPFMDSPDITGWIRSVLESGEFRDIFDRR
- a CDS encoding radical SAM protein, which translates into the protein MRRRSNRQRRPGPRPAYCDTAGTIYEMPGLEPAFRVGRRFVRVEAADLIKLPFGSELFSMPGRTPVFHDKRNGFTPVDRDAAGAEMWAAASFLCSGYLRTHLPAYVKSADAPELPLWAYAGLVLVDGEFYAPAFRVDEDPRSDPGLHIDDASLAARASEVKERYPENRLVRQLERCATGYRCLCARNFFLGRFEAPLPTSPACNARCLGCLSYQDAGESGFCQSQERLDFAPTPEEIAQVVLHHVMKVDSSVASFGQGCEGEPLLRAPDLARAVRLVRAKTARGTITMNTNGSVPEGVKALIDAGLDSIRISLNSPTEEYYLRYYRPRNYGFDDVKRSLAVALEAGIFVSINLFFLPGFTDMESEWESLRAFLREFPVNMIQARNLNMDPDLYLDRIGFRESEPIGVRAMIARLRTEFPSIGMGYYNPAKESFARG
- a CDS encoding DUF3795 domain-containing protein, with protein sequence MEGMIAHCGLDCAACPVYRATRSDDDAERARVAKMWTKLFKFEFKPEHINCDGCHAESGRLFGHCTNCPVRLCGIEKKIANCAHCGEYSCEKLDGLLAMIPNPAARENLAAIRRKLEKEA
- a CDS encoding RsmE family RNA methyltransferase translates to MPQYFVRPLDLADGRCAVRGEDFHHLVHVRRVAIGDPIELRLPDGAGVSARILSIGDDALVAEIIDKKTPCVVTLKLTLYSALLKGKKFDLVVQKAAELGVSRIVPVVTERTVPDIEEKESRRLERWNRIATEAAKQCMRADVPPVGRVLAFDGALGEGVGARIIAHPGGGMSARDIRRMEGVAADAALFVGPEGGFSRREIEAAAARGWRVMGFGRTQLRAETAAIVLPAILIYEWSLTE
- a CDS encoding AraC family transcriptional regulator ligand-binding domain-containing protein gives rise to the protein MTRRRGKAQDLFADTRRGADTASIVRAAGLDAASLDSERTRIPLAVVDRLRRAIAGTLDDPFLGLHFGEACGKHGGGHFLFAIMNNSETLLKALQSLIRYHGLMTHIVKPALSVADGNAHLTLDYRLEHASVTCHLQDAALSLPATVLRGITKDEIRFGN
- the thiS gene encoding sulfur carrier protein ThiS, with protein sequence MKITVNYREIEFEKSTLQELLVLYRFNPERITVQINDTFVPPAGYADAILKEGDVLEIGRA